A genomic region of Gossypium hirsutum isolate 1008001.06 chromosome D01, Gossypium_hirsutum_v2.1, whole genome shotgun sequence contains the following coding sequences:
- the LOC107948905 gene encoding uncharacterized protein, producing the protein MIASATLSPYFNIKLLNPRHVFTTTKPRRKYSTFSTKFHLNHLWNGFLQPKSCSLRTVLRKVSDDGGSIDANPQESAAVSVGEGTSSSSSTLGDNYVALFVRMLGLDHDALDREQAIVALWKYSLGGKNCIDTIMQFQGCINLTVNLLNSESSATCEAAAGLLRSISSINLYKDIVAESGAIEGITGLLSRPSLTSEVKEQSMCTLWNLSVDEELRVKIANSDILPFLINSLDDDDIKVKEAAGGVLSNLALSHCNHSMMVEAGIIPKLAKLLKTDMEGSKVIRKEARNALLELIKDQFYRILVIEEGLVPVPMVGAASYKSFKPGLYSWPTMPDGTEIEQTSKGPSKFGASELLLGLNVGENAELEEARKNAIVGRTQQQFLARIGAIELDGKRESQSDIPTDNRFTLLPWIDGVARLVLILELNDEVAISRAAESIADSSINEHMRTSFKEAGAIKHLVRLLDHNSFAVRSAVIHALERLSVSSSLYHVLEAEGILHPLVCTLKRSETSGSLMEKTLDILARILDPSKEMKSKFYNGPVNGSKMGIDAARSLDASARLTGDKPVSIMDSRKELLDSTVITRLIEILKTSPSNLQRKVASILEFITIIEPSMETIIKVDVSSGLEAVFQQKAVKDKEADVEGQELDEYALELEEAGLAVSAASRLLTKLLDSEQFCQKIDSTHFTKLLRKILKSDIPLRNKDWVAACLVKLCSISSPNVDFENPINMEVTLYETIPRLIEQIKLSLSPETQESAAVELNRIISEGVVDSTRAVASEVGIFPLVNLIEQGSDRAVEAALSILYNLSMDSENHSAIIAAGAVPALRKIVLSQRSHWSRALRLLRNLPV; encoded by the exons ATGATTGCCTCTGCTACTCTCTCACCTTACTTTAACATTAAGCTGCTCAATCCCCGGCATGTGTTTACAACCACCAAACCCAGGAGAAAATACTCTACCTTTTCTACAAAGTTCCATCTCAATCATCTTTGGAACGGTTTCCTCCAACCCAAGTCGTGCTCCCTCCGCACAGTCCTTAGGAAAGTTAGTGATGATGGTGGTTCCATTGATGCCAACCCACAGGAATCTGCTGCTGTTTCT GTTGGTGAAGGGACAAGCAGTAGCTCCTCCACTTTAGGTGACAACTACGTGGCTTTATTTGTGCGAATGCTTGGGCTAGACCATGATGCTCTTGACCGAGAACAGGCAATAGTGGCACTATGGAAATATTCACTAGGCGGAAAGAATTGCATTGATACCATTATGCAGTTCCAAGGCTGCATAAACTTAACTGTGAACCTTCTTAACTCTGAGTCTAGTGCTACATGTGAAGCAGCTGCCGGTCTTTTACGATCAATATCTTCAATCAATTTGTACAAAGATATAGTAGCAGAAAGTGGAGCAATAGAAGGGATAACTGGTTTGCTGAGTCGACCTTCCTTGACTTCTGAG GTTAAAGAGCAAAGTATGTGTACTTTGTGGAACTTGTCTGTCGATGAAGAACTTAGAGTGAAAATTGCTAACTCAGATATCCTACCATTTCTTATCAATTCCCTCGATGATGATGACATAAAAGTGAAGGAAGCAGCTGGTGGAGTTTTGTCGAATTTGGCCTTGAGCCATTGCAATCACAGCATGATGGTTGAAGCTGGTATCATTCCGAAACTG GCAAAGCTATTAAAAACTGACATGGAAGGATCTAAAGTGATTCGGAAGGAAGCTAGAAATGCTTTATTGGAACTCATTAAGGATCAGTTTTATAGAATTCTTGTCATAGAGGAAGGTCTGGTTCCCGTTCCCATGGTTGGTGCAGCTTCTTACAAGTCTTTCAAGCCAGGATTATATTCATGGCCTACTATGCCAGATGGTACAGAGATTGAGCAGACTTCCAAAGGTCCTTCAAAGTTTGGTGCCTCTGAATTACTTCTTGGGTTGAATGTTGGTGAGAATGCTGAGTTAGAGGAAGCTAGGAAGAATGCAATAGTTGGACGCACACAGCAACAGTTTCTTGCTCGCATAGGGGCTATAGAGTTGGATGGAAAAAGAGAATCTCAGTCTGATATCCCCACTGATAACCGATTTACTCTTCTCCCATGGATAGATGGTGTGGCTCGATTAGTTTTGATACTTGAGCTTAATGATGAGGTTGCCATATCCAGAGCTGCTGAGTCAATTGCTGACTCATCTATCAATGAACATATGCGGACTTCATTCAAGGAAGCTGGTGCTATCAAGCATTTGGTTCGGCTTTTAGACCATAACAGTTTTGCTGTCAGATCAGCTGTGATCCACGCTTTGGAGAGGTTGTCTGTCAG CTCTTCTCTTTATCATGTACTTGAAGCTGAAGGTATTTTACACCCTTTAGTTTGTACACTGAAACGCTCAGAAACCTCTGGAAGCTTGATGGAAAAG ACCTTGGATATACTTGCGAGGATTTTAGACCCTAGTAAAGAAATGAAGTCCAAG TTCTACAATGGACCAGTTAATGGTTCAAAGATGGGGATAGATGCTGCAAGGAGCCTTGATGCTTCTGCCAGATTGACTGGAGATAAGCCTGTGTCAATAATGGATTCCAG GAAAGAATTGCTAGACTCTACTGTCATTACTCGCCTTATTGAGATTTTGAAGACATCACCATCAAACCTGCAAAGAAAAGTAGCTTCTATCTTGGAATTCATAACAATAATTGAACCAAGCATGGAAACAATAATCAAAGTAGATGTATCATCTGGTTTGGAAGCTGTTTTTCAACAAAAAGCTGTAAAAG ACAAGGAAGCTGATGTAGAAGGTCAGGAACTAGACGAATATGCTCTTGAACTTGAGGAAGCTGGCCTTGCAGTCTCTGCAGCCTCAAGGCTACTAACAAAACTTCTTGACTCGGAACAGTTTTGCCAGAAAATAGACTCTACCCATTTCACCAAACTACTCCGCAAAATCCTTAAGTCCGATATCCCTCTTCGAAACAAAGATTGGGTTGCCGCTTGCCTTGTTAAACTGTGCTCTATATCCAGTCCTAATGTAGATTTCGAGAATCCAATCAACATGGAGGTAACTCTTTATGAGACAATCCCAAGACTTATAGAGCAGATAAAATTGTCTCTTTCTCCAGAAACACAGGAATCCGCCGCTGTTGAACTTAACAGAATAATTTCCGAAGGGGTTGTGGATTCCACCCGAGCTGTCGCATCTGAGGTTGGTATATTTCCACTTGTGAATCTTATTGAACAAGGGAGTGACAGGGCAGTCGAAGCAGCCTTATCAATACTGTATAATCTGAGTATGGACAGTGAGAATCATTCTGCAATCATAGCTGCTGGGGCGGTGCCAGCGTTGAGGAAGATTGTTTTATCGCAAAGATCACACTGGTCACGAGCACTTCGTCTGCTAAGGAATCTGCCTGTGTGA